The Stigmatella ashevillena genomic sequence GGGGCCCGGGGGCTTCGACCAGGGCGCGCAGGCGCGAGGCGCGCTCCGCGCTCCATGCGAAGTTCGGCGCGGGCACGGGCAGCAGGAGCTGGCCCTCCCCATCCAGCAGCAGCGACATGTCCGCGCCCCCCGAACGGACGCCCGGAAGGGGACGCGCCCCCGCGCGCAGCTCACCCACCAGCAGGCCCGTCACCTTGCCGCCGCGCGTGATGGGGACCGCCACCACCAGCGGCCCCTCCGTCCCCTCCAGCAAGTTGATGTCCGAGACGCCCTCGGCCAGCACCCGGCGAAACCAGGGGCGGCTGGTTAGGGGGGAGGCCCCCAGCGATATCTGGGCCGGGTCGCTCCACACGCTGCGCCCCTCGGGGGTAAGCAGGGCCACGCCCTCGGAGAAAAGGGGCGAGTGGTGGAAGGCGCTGTCCAGCATGGCCACCTCCGGGCCCGAGGAGCCATCCTCGGGGATGAGCTGGGGGTGCTCGGCCAGCCGGCGCAGCTCCGCCTCCAGCAGCCCCAGGTGCACGCCCAGCGCCTCGGCCTGCACCTGGGCCTGGCTGGAGAGATTGCCGAGCATCTCCTCGCGGGCGTTCTGGAGATCCTCCCGGTAGGCGAGCAGGGGGCTGGCCAGGGCCACCACGCCGAGCAGCGCCAGCCCCACCGCGGCGGAGCGTCCGGCGCGCTGTTGGGCGCGCGCCAGCTCTCCGAGGGCGGAGGACAAGGAGGGGCCCGGCAGGGGAGGCGGTCGCGACATGGGGCGCATCATGCGTCAAACAACCCGGAGCGAGGGGCGTGTCCTGAGGCAATGAGAGCACAAGGCGTACCTCGTCTGCCTCCTCCAGCAGCACCACGCCTATGACGTGGCACCTGGCTCCTTGCCTTTGATAACGTCGGTGGCTCGCGGGAGGGGAGCATGAAATGGCGTGCAGCACTGGCCCTCTTCGCGAGCCTGCTGCTGCCTCTGCCACTCGTCTTCTTGCTGGGCGGTGGGCTGCGGCCCGGCTTGCGCGAAGACTCAGTTCGGAGTGTGAGCCTCCCCTCGGCTGCGTCATGGAAGCTCGCTTGAGACGGCAGTCATCGAACTGCCGGGATGTCCGCCAGGACAGCGTTGCATTCATGATTCCGAAGGCGCCTCGGCGTGCGCGGAAGTGTACGGGCCTGATTGCCAACAGAATCCTTGTCCCAGAGCCGGTGAGTGCCACGTGAGCCACGACTCGACGCGCCCCGGTAAAGTGTGGATGGAATGCGTTGAGAGGTGTGGTGAAGGCTATCCTCCCTGTAGTGAGGGGCTGATCTGTGATGCATGGGTGTGCAGAGTCCCTTGTCATTCGCAAGCTCCTCACCCCTGTATGGAAGGCTACCTTTGCAAGCAGCACAGGTCCGGAAGGCCCGAGGTTTGCCAACCGGAACCATAGCCAAGTTCCTGAGGGTGCCAGGATCCTCGTGGTGCTCACGGAATGGGACTCAGGCGCCACCACCCTCGCGGGTCTGCTAGTCTGGAGGTTACCTGGGAGGTTCCCCCGTTTTGCTCCACCCCTGCATCTTTCCCTTCGCGCTCGCCGCTTTGCTGATGGGCCTTCCCGCTGCGGCGCAGGCCGCGCATGGAGGGCTCTCGACGACCCGATCCATCGTTCTCTCGGACAAAGAGGGCGAGTCGCCATTGCTCTACCTCGCGCCTGGCACCTTCACGTTCATCATCCTGGACGCGCCGATCCTCCGCGAGTCCGTCGAGGTGGAGGACCGCGCCCGCTTTGCCCGGGTGGATCCAGCAGATCAGGCCATCACGCTTGCGCTCAGGGCACCACTCGCGCCCACGGAACGGCTGACGCTCCGGTTCACCTACCGCGAGGGCTCACCCTCCAGTGCCGTGTTCCTGCTGACGGGGCAACCCGGTGAGGCGGACACCGTGGTCAACGTGAGTCGCCCACCACAAACCACCGAAGCGTGCCGCGTGGAACTGTCCGTCACACGCGAGCGCTGTGAAATACAGAACAAGGAATTGGAGGCTTTGAGGGCCCGCTCGCAGACAGTGAGCCCAGCCGCCGTGGCGCTCGCGGAACTCGTGGACGACCAAGGCATGAGGACTGAGGATCTCAATGAATCATGCTTCAAGGCGCGGGGAGAACTTCGCCCCACGCAGTGCAGGGCGCTCGGGGCATCGACGTGGACCGTGCTCGTCCTCGAAGTAAGCAACGGCGGGGCGGCTCCTTGGGCGCCCGCCTGGGCCGAAGTCACGCCCGTCTCCGGCGGGGTGCCACGCCGCGCCCGTGCGGTGCTCTCCAGGCAGGCCTCCATTCTCCCGGGTGAGGAGGTGCGTGTGGCTGTCGAGGTGGAAATGTTAGAGAGGGTGAAAAAAGAATGGCTGGAGGCGCCGCATGCGTTGCGGCTGTGTGACGCTGCCGAGAGCCGCTGTCTGTCCCTCTCCAATGTGCCGCTGTAGCAACATGCGCGAGGTGTTTGGTGTGAA encodes the following:
- a CDS encoding DUF2381 family protein is translated as MLHPCIFPFALAALLMGLPAAAQAAHGGLSTTRSIVLSDKEGESPLLYLAPGTFTFIILDAPILRESVEVEDRARFARVDPADQAITLALRAPLAPTERLTLRFTYREGSPSSAVFLLTGQPGEADTVVNVSRPPQTTEACRVELSVTRERCEIQNKELEALRARSQTVSPAAVALAELVDDQGMRTEDLNESCFKARGELRPTQCRALGASTWTVLVLEVSNGGAAPWAPAWAEVTPVSGGVPRRARAVLSRQASILPGEEVRVAVEVEMLERVKKEWLEAPHALRLCDAAESRCLSLSNVPL